In Glycine soja cultivar W05 chromosome 10, ASM419377v2, whole genome shotgun sequence, the genomic stretch CtgattattaacaaaaatcagTTAATAAATTTGAGAACATATAAACTTTAAAATGGAATGCAAGGAAATTGTTTTAGTAGCTctcaaataataaacataaaaagaaatttttttgtgtttaagaTACCGGTTGAAgaaaatatattgtttaaatatttattctattaaaagtttgaaaaaaaattattcaatgttttttaaataattaaatcatatttaattcaTATACTAATTAACACTAATGAATgtaaaatcaaaaaattattaatagggTAGATAAGCTGGTAAAAATCGATAGACTGTTTCTGGTCGAAAGAAGTTTAAATAGGATTGgccaaattaaaaaagaatcaatttttaatcataaattgtTGATCGTGGGTGGGCTATAAGCAATAAGACAGCCCAAGATAAAAATCCAAGAGTTAAGTCGCATCTTTGTTTTACTCATGATTGCATACAGCACCAAAGTGAATTAATTCAAGATAATAATCAGAAAAGAAGATTCCCGCGTGAAAAGGACggaacagtttttttttttttttttctttcagaaaGGACGCTACAGTTTGGGTCGAGGTTTTATAAACGTTATTTTCTTcgaataatcattttctcttttatatatttttcatcacattgtttattatatatatatatactatacctattaattatatatattatatctttttttcaCTCATACACATTAAAATTGATGTgtttattaaacttttttttttcttttatcccaTTCTACGTTATCTtcgatttctttcctttttatctcctcacattatttattatattatgtttaaCTTCACTTTGATCCTTAGCCATATCATGattgtaaatttatatatatatatatacttctatattatttttatttaattaaaatttataacaactatatgtttttaaacataaattatattttatatttacaataaaaatttaaattgggaTATAAATTAAGTCATGGTTAgactaaattacaattttaatcttCTTTGATTCTTAAtccataattttatttcatgtatattttctttcacaatTTTGGTCATCTATTTTAGACTATCtaaaattttgatcaaattctcaattttaaatatattttatttcttttattttggtgCAATTGAATCTTAGACCTATCATGCATATTTACTTAaggtattattaaaaataatttaattaaataagatttatataCCATctcaaatatatgaaaatttcatttcatttatttaaatgctATTTATTATTGTATACAAAATATTATCACATTAGTACTTTTTTCTCATCCTATGCAAAATTTGaatgagataaaaaatattatatatatatatatatatatatatatatatatatatattgaaataaaaaataaaataaaaacaaaattcatttatagaataattataaacattttaaaatggcTTAGATTATAAACAGGCTATATATATCATCATTATATACTAAGCAAGAAATTACACCTATATGGAGCAAGTTATAGTTCAAAGGAGGCCATGGtccacaaaattttatttattgtttattttgtattcattttttatatgtaagacgagaaaaaatgtcaaactttatttattttatatgaaaagaaTGATTTTTTACACAGTAatctaatttattagaaaatcgTCTCGCTTTCTATTCCTTTTATTtccttcctctttttctttctttcactttcTTCCTCACCTTTCCTTCCTCAACTAAACATACCATAAAAGTAAAAGCAACAATCCAATTTTGGAATTCTCCACTAATATTCTAGTCTTTAGCTCAATTATAAGTTGACTTCTTTGAAACACCTTTAATTATGATACTCATTAAAGtatatatcataatatatatagataCCTGGTCTCAGTATATAACACGTTGCTTCTcttcataaatatataattgaaacaACCCTTCTCTTTAAGCgtataattctaaaaaaaaatgtatcaaaGAAACTCTATAAGCTATCCCACATTTCCATGTCTCaccgtttttaatatttttatattagcttAGACCTATTTTTTCCTCAGTATATGCAACAATTTCTTATCTAAGATATTCTTAGAAAATGTCAACTCAAACTACTATTAgtacatatttttatatcagaaaaaaataatttaaaacaacctATTATATAAGTATGGGTTTCTACAACATTCATGTGactatttgtcattttttaattgataattacgAAATTGTTACAGTGTGTTATACtagaatgattattttttatcgaTGTCATTACCGTGTTGTGAAAATTACTTTTTCTAGTaatgtatatacatattttttttaccatatatTGATAGAAAAATTTGATCAAGGATCATAAACATACACAAaatagatattattttttaaaaatatctattttatatctaaaaaccaatcaaatttaaattataaattatttttgattaaattaaaaaacacatataGTTATTCCTTATCCAAATAATTGTTGATACCCGCTATATACATGTTACTTCGTGGTAATATAGCATGAGGCCGTCAAGCGTCGCTCATGTTTTTATACTTATTCTATACACGACACTTGACAAATAGCTAAGGATGAATAACTaggaattttttgtttaaagaaataaacatgttaCATCGAAAACAAATGAGAGCACGTTCACCTAACTGCTATGATTAAGATAGGTGTGTTGGCTTTAAGCTAAGTTTATGCTACCCTCCACAAAGATGCTTCTGCTGCTAAAAAGCAAGTAAAAGTAATGAAAAAAGGTTAAGTCTCAAGTACTGTGCACCCGTCACCCAGGCCAGGCAGTGTAGTGACTAGTGAAGGCTTAGAAGTTCATCGTGTGATTCTCTGCCacttgtctctctctctctctctctctcactggCTAAAGCATTATTACTACATTACTGGCATACTGCTTAATCACTTtttcttaagagaatttaaCAACAATTCTTTTGGGTCTCTACTACAACATCACTTCActtatatttgtaaaataatcaGCAACAGAATAAGCTACACCATTTTCATGATACAACTTTTATATCTCCTAGGTATGGAAAAAGGAAAGGGTGCCTCTAAGGGGAGATTATAATTCATGCTTTCTCAACCAAGTACTTCAATCCTTACTATTTAAATCAcctcttttaatttccttctCTTACTCAGTTCTTACagtctctctatctctctctcatcCTCTGATGAGCTGAGTCTAACTTTTAAGAGTTGCGGTAGACTCGGATCCTGTCCCCTCTcctcacataataataataagttactAAAAGAATCAACATCCAATTCGTCCTTCACAATTAATATAGTCATGTTATTACTGTACACTTTttctaattgtttatttttccttaCTCTTTTTACGTCAGATCACTcatctctcaattttttttttctcttccctatTCTATAAAAACAGCTgtaaaaaagttacaaaaatgATTGTTCCCtttctaacaaaataaaattcacacgTTAAtcctttaaaataacaaatataaaatacattaaagaATAGATACTATAGTTCTACTGATATTTGCTATTCTTAACTGTTTACGAAATTGATTGAatagaatttattttacaaatcaaTTTaggttaaatttgattttaaagttaaacaatttatttctaattttttattctaaaaacaaattaatagtaaattttagtatattttttttttaaaaaaaattgaagggtAAGTTGAGTTTCattagaactaagatagatctGAAGACTTAAAAAGTGTTTACTAATATATTTGTTATAGATTACTCACCATTCTCATTCTAATGTAGATAACTTAATGCAAATTCTTTTTCTCAGAAAATGAATCTTATCCTTATCATCAATtagatcaatttttattattggttcaatataatttttttatttaataaaaaactatctaaaattattttaattcaagaacaattttcgataaaaaaaaatcaattagttGATACAATTAAGACTAAACATGCAGATATTTAATGTTTAGTATTTCGACATAATTCAAGATGTACCCTCAGTTGAAGTTTTCACATTTGTTAAATTCGGGGAAGATGAATTTGAGGGTTAAAaggtaaataaaacaaaataaaataaaaaaatctcactTCTTCTATGACAGAACCAAGTGAGACCCTTTTCTCATCTCATCCTGTGTCTTCTGTacactttcttttcctttttctctctcactaCTGTCTTTGGGGTGAAGATATGGGTGACCCTTATGGGCTACCGGAGGATCTCCGGCGGCTTATACCAGCCAGAAGTACCCATTTGAACCCTTCAAACACACACCTACTTGAGCCACTTTGTCTTCACCATGGTCTCAGTAGTGCTGTTTCTTCTGCTACTACTCCACACACTAGTTTTGACCCCAACATGGTTGGGGACGTTTTCTTCCCTCGTGGTTTCACTCACCACTTTGCTCATCATCATGATTATTCTTCTTCCTCTGGTGTAAACCCTGTTGTTACTGCTACTGCTGCTGCTACTACTACTGTCTCGGATCATGCATTCTGCAGCATGGAGAGTGCAGAGAAAGGGTGGTTTGGGTTTGACTCCGGGAACAACAGGTGGCCTAGACAGGAGACCCTTTCGCTTCTAGAGATCAGATCTCGTCTTGATTCCAAGTTCAGAGAGAACAATCAGAAAGCACCCTTGTGGAATGAGATTTCTAggtatatatgatatatttacatgtatatatatatatatatgtatgtacacTCACATATACTTATAtacttaaaagaaaatgaaaaaagaaagaaaaaaaaaaaagcgaaCCACTGTACatgtttttgctttttgtttttgtcttgagACTCAGAAAGAGTAGGGGAAATGTATAGTGGTGGTGACTAGTGAGGAGTGAAGAAATAGATGGCTTCCTGGCCTGTCTTTTCTTTCTGTCTTGCTGGTttagcaaaatttatttttggggGTGGTGGGGGGGCTAATATCCTCTTTGCGTTTGAAAATGACAGGCCATTACTTACAGATAACTGAGAGATCCATGTGGCTTTTGTTATCCATTTCTAGTTTTGTCCAAGATATCCCACTGACTGAATGTGTGTGTATACATGCACTTGTTTTTCTGTGAGGAAATAATTATGGGTGCAAGGATATTTTTTCAGCACCCTGAAAGCCTGTCCTTGTTTTTAGTACTACTATTAAACCTACCTAGCTATTTTGCTCAGCTAGCTAGGGCTATACGTTGgagtttattttgttgattcaaACTCGGATAATTGTATTCATGATGTTTCTGACATCTTTAATGAAGAGAGAAtgtttccattattttattttaatccttcacCACAGCATGTTTAATATACAAATATTCTTAAGGAAGAGAGAATGATAAATATAAGAATGCTTAATGGAGAGATCTTACATTGGTTTATAACTATACTAATGTTAAGTCCATGCATGcatgactaaaaaataaaattttatgtggtgttatgatttataaattaattagtacGGTTTTTTAACCAGATAATATTGTCTGTGCTATTTCTCTCACCCCTAATTTTTTATCTAAGAGAAATAGGtgggaaaaataaaagaggaaatATGATTTGTGATTAATGTGCTAATTAATCTCTCCCTCCTTCATATTAATAGCTGTGTGATCCACGTGTTTAATTAGGATAATGGCTGAGGAATTTGGGTACCAAAGAAGTGGAAAGAAATGCAAAGAGAAGTTTGAGAATTTGTACAAGTATTACAAGAAGACAAAGGAAGGTAAAGCTAGTAGACAAGATGGGAAGCACTACAGGTTCTTCAGGCAGCTTGAAGCAATATGTGGAGATCAAGCAAATAACGCTCATCATGCTCATGCCTCAACTTCTGATAAAACCCATCGTGCTGGTGGAAACACTGTTACTactaatcaaaatcaaacctGCACAATTAACCAAGACTACAATAATGGTAATAATTCTAACAATAACCCCAAATGCTCAGAGTGTTTGAGTATCTCAAATTCATCTGAATTCGAGACATCCTCATCAGAGAACAATGATGAGGATCTCTCAGCCATTGCATTCATGATGAAGCAGCAGTCAAGGGATGAGAAGCAGAAAGGGTTGGATGATCATATTCATAGGCAAAATGATCAATATAGGAGGGTGAGAAAAAGCTGGAGAGCAAAAGTGGAGGAGATAGTGGATTCCCACATGAGGAAGATCATAGAGACTCAAGATGCATGGATGGAGAGAATGCTGAGTGTTGTTGAGCAAAGAGAGCAAGAGATGGCATCTAGGGAggaagaaaggaagagaaaagaGTCAATGTGGCTTGACAAACAGGTTCATGAACTTTGGGCTAAAGAGAAAGCATGGGTTGAAGCAAGAGATGCTGCATTGATAGAGGTTGTGAGGAAACACATTGGGATAGGGATAGGACTTGAAGCATTGCCATTGGTTGAAGAAGAACCACCAAATAAGAACAAGAGCCAAGGAAATTACAATATTGATGCCAATGAGTTTCCCTCTGAGGGTGTGGATCATAATAGAAGTAGTAGCAGTAGGTGGACAGAAATGgagatttcaaatttgataCAACTAAGGACTAGTTTTGAGCAAAGattcagagaaaataataatgGGTACTTATTGGAGAATGGGCTTTGGGATGAAATAGCAGCAAAACTGGCTTGTTTGGGGTTTGATAGGAGTGCAAGAGAGTGCAAGCAAATATGGGATGAGATTAGCATCTCTCTGAGAAGGACAGTGGATGAGTGTGATGATGGTGCAAAAAGAAGGCCTTGGTATTTGGGACTTAAGCTGACGGATGATGATGATCTTTGACACATTCTTGTTCTAACCGAAGGCATATCGATCAGAGAGGTTAAGTATATATGACACTTTGCTTTTGATGAGTTCTGAGCGTGGAAAGGAAACTTGTGGGAGAAACAATGCTAGGGCCCGAAAGGGTTATTGATTAGGACGTAGCAAGTTTAAGTTTGGATCATTCGCAAATCACAAGGTATTCTAGGCaatgttatgtttttttatttattaattaggcCATGTTATCTTaaactatatatttaattaatataacgTATGAGGACTTATGCTTGAGTGTAAGCATTGgcttaatttgtttattattaattttattcatgcATGCATCAAATGCTAGAGTTAAGTTATTAACTATGATTTACGAACTTTTTGCTTATTctgatgtttttgtttattatctATATGTATATTTGCATGTGTATATGCATTGTCAAAAAAATGTCTCTGTGTATGCATCTGTGTAACTTGTAACACATGCACTTAATAAACGTATCTTGTGTATTCATGTGATAGGGTTTAAATTGCAGTTTCAAGTTGTTGTCAAAAGGTACATCGTTCGTATATCTGGACAAGGATTTTAGACttgtacaaaaaaattaaagaagaaaagcAAGTTGAAGATAACAGAAAAGAAGAAGCTagctagaaataaaaaaaatggttaatgAAAAATCATTTGCATTAGGATTATCAATATATCATTTCATAAATGGTTATGGTTTtgtgtttcattattttcatgttttaaagCTTTTCATCGCGCCTGCTCTTCCTGTGCCATTTTCTCCGCCAGGTAACTGAACATTTGAATATCATGCTaggaaataaattatgaaataaacacgggaaattaattataaaaattgcaACGTCACAATTTATATGGAAACGTCAAACGTACCTttgaatagatatttttttttacacactcAAGCAAGGAATTGGGTATTTCGATTTGGATTTTATCACTATTTTCTGTACGCATTTATTTATGTTTGCCATTATACTTGTTCATGTGATATAGAATAAATAAACTATAAAGGATGTGTAAATTAGGAAGTCTAGAATATCTATTCAAAGGTATATAATTATACTTGTTCAATAACATGACCAATTTTTTTGAGACTGCCAGCAAGTACCGAGAGTTGTTTTAGAATCAGCGGTATGATCATCGATCTTTATGTATATAATTAATTGGTGTATATATCACTGTGCATGGCATTTCCATGTGAGTTACATATATGAAGGATTGAGAAACCAGCGCAACACTTACCAATTTTATAAGATAGTCTCTTGATTATACAGAGAGaggtttactttattttttcaaaaagaaataaataatatatgttttgTTGAAGCAAATGAAtgtgagaaataaaaagaagaaaaaagcgcGTTAGTGCATAACGCTATGCTTATTGTCTTACGTACACTGAAGATGAACTTAATTCTCACAGCATATACGATTAAAGGCTAAAACACTTTTTGCAATTTACTTGCTATATAGCCTTCTGAGTTTTGATATCACTAAAAATGTTAAATGACGTCACTACGAGTGCCTACAGGCTACAGCTATGCCTATACAAAGAGAACTTATCCATCTACCTTACAAACCAAAACCTGCTTAATTAGCTAATAGGGGGAAAAATTAGCTGAACCAAAGAACTGAAGAACAAAACTTATCTGCCTATACAAATTACTAAGCTGGTGCATATATTCCGTCTAACACTAATATATTCTTTGGATCAAAATAAGGAAGGAGGTTTTAATGAATTGGAGGAACACTTTGTTTTCCTcggagagaagagaaaaaccatgcaaagaaaaataaataaatttgtcgTTATATACTTATAATAGTTAATGCAATTATccaatgtaacaaaaaataaaaatacaattattaagTGAAGAATAATTAAGTCcaattagtgtaaaaaaaattatataccttTCAAATTAATTACCCCAATTTGGGAAGAGTCAAAATAGAGTAATTAAGAGTAGAGGATTTTATTCAGCTTCTTTCCTCTTCAAAAATTTGATCTAAATAAAAAGATCATAACTTGTCGGCTCCCATCTCGTTTATTTCATTTCCTCCAAATTAAGTACTATGCATGTAAGCTCAAACTCAGAGGATAGGGTAGGCTTAAATAAATCTCCAAACATTCCAAGTTtgctatatttaattaaaagaaggGGAAAACGAAAAGTTTGAGAAGTTTGCTATATTTTAAGTTTCCTCCAAATAGTTTTTCATCACAATATATCTACATAAAAACTAGTAGATGTGGTTAAGTTTATCAAACAACCGAGAAGGGAAAagcgaaaaagaaagaaaagaagcgTGGGGAGGAACTACAGCTACTAGAGATAACCAGGCAGAAGTCATAAGCTAACTTTAGAAAGTTGAAGGGAATAAATAGTTAATGATCTAGAGGCAAATTAGGAATACTAATTTAAACCAATGTACTTTGCTAGTTGAAACTAAATTCTGTAGCACTTCGTGTtaacttttattattctttCTGCATTTTGCCATAAAGTAGGTCACactttaaaaaattcttttatggatcgagaaaataacttaattatGAATATGACTCTGCTTGCATGTGAATCCTAATTGGTTATCTTTCCCGTAAAACATAACATAATcagtaatattatattttagttctATATATATCTTGTTTAGGCTTGTGGCAGgtcttaaaaaataacttactaCAGATGAAAGGctactaattaatttaaaactgtTCCTGTGTAACCACTTCCCCTCACCCCCagacaagaaaagaaataagaaaaatatatatttagaaagAATTAATAATTACAAACTTAATAGTTGATGAGAAGAGGGGCATACGCATATTATGTATTTGTaccaaaaacattaaaaaaaaataagagggtGCTAGAATTATTAACttgagttttttgtttttgtttcaataacTTGAGGTTAATTAGATACTTTTTCACTTTTGAAACTCTtttgatatataattaatacggttagttgatcttttttttttttggttgcatTTTGATGTGACATATCATGTTGCagtaatacattttttaaatacatttttttattaattaaaatttatttgaaactttaaattataagtaaaacTCATCGATTAATAATTAAGATGATAGACAccagataattattttatcccTGCTACTCTTATCATTCTATTAAAACTAagatataaacataaaattgatATTCTTTATTGATAACTTCTTGCACAATACATATCCTATTAAAtaggattttacaaagaataCCAACCATATATGTAACACAatctaatattttaagaaatattaaataaaactgaatattaattaaaaagataaaatcaaaattatttactcTTAAAAACATCATATTTGGGCCTAGAAAGAACCATCCTATCATaaaattagtcaaatttttttgtgatttcaaataaataaactgAGTTGGAAATTAATAGTTGATAATTTGATAGgtcattattataaaa encodes the following:
- the LOC114370514 gene encoding trihelix transcription factor PTL-like → MTEPSETLFSSHPVSSVHFLFLFLSHYCLWGEDMGDPYGLPEDLRRLIPARSTHLNPSNTHLLEPLCLHHGLSSAVSSATTPHTSFDPNMVGDVFFPRGFTHHFAHHHDYSSSSGVNPVVTATAAATTTVSDHAFCSMESAEKGWFGFDSGNNRWPRQETLSLLEIRSRLDSKFRENNQKAPLWNEISRIMAEEFGYQRSGKKCKEKFENLYKYYKKTKEGKASRQDGKHYRFFRQLEAICGDQANNAHHAHASTSDKTHRAGGNTVTTNQNQTCTINQDYNNGNNSNNNPKCSECLSISNSSEFETSSSENNDEDLSAIAFMMKQQSRDEKQKGLDDHIHRQNDQYRRVRKSWRAKVEEIVDSHMRKIIETQDAWMERMLSVVEQREQEMASREEERKRKESMWLDKQVHELWAKEKAWVEARDAALIEVVRKHIGIGIGLEALPLVEEEPPNKNKSQGNYNIDANEFPSEGVDHNRSSSSRWTEMEISNLIQLRTSFEQRFRENNNGYLLENGLWDEIAAKLACLGFDRSARECKQIWDEISISLRRTVDECDDGAKRRPWYLGLKLTDDDDL